One Limnochordia bacterium DNA window includes the following coding sequences:
- a CDS encoding carboxypeptidase regulatory-like domain-containing protein, protein MKNNKVVMTAIGLLSCVVLLSGCLNLFGPKEGTVSGFVKAGADPVVGAIVSIPGLNLSAVTNAQGAYSIGEIVFGSYVLVVYKDDAFLAVKENVTVEKGKDKVTCNINLDDVECIEELHGSVSAGYGGALSGTTVSLSIGEYSMSVVSDEAGEFMFSEVPFGKYAVRVIRNDVVVYEASVTVNASTELEVVVNYVVKLDPNLETVVRTKIDKPEGDLTPEDVAGIEVLEAKDKGITSLSGLQHFTALRVLKVDENSGITDVSPLATITTLQEVFVNKCSITDLSPLAGLPNLFRLEFNNMSVTSLAAFEGHTGLRNIMCHSAQFTSIEQLPNLPNLEEWIQGWAPLASIAGISTKFPKMKKLNIPSTPVSDITELLQLEHLQGVQLPSALNSDPEHPVVKQLRDKGVNVTFG, encoded by the coding sequence TTGAAAAACAATAAAGTAGTCATGACGGCGATTGGTTTGTTAAGTTGCGTGGTTCTTCTGTCAGGTTGTCTGAATTTGTTCGGTCCCAAGGAAGGAACAGTGAGCGGATTTGTTAAGGCTGGTGCAGACCCAGTTGTTGGTGCTATCGTCTCTATTCCCGGGTTGAATCTTTCTGCTGTAACGAATGCACAGGGAGCGTATAGCATTGGCGAAATCGTCTTTGGTAGTTATGTGTTAGTAGTCTATAAAGATGACGCGTTTCTCGCCGTAAAGGAGAATGTTACTGTTGAAAAAGGAAAGGACAAAGTCACCTGCAATATTAACCTCGACGATGTTGAGTGCATTGAAGAATTGCATGGCTCTGTCTCAGCTGGATACGGGGGTGCCCTTAGTGGAACAACCGTCTCCCTGTCAATAGGTGAATATAGTATGAGTGTAGTGAGTGATGAGGCTGGAGAGTTTATGTTTTCTGAGGTACCCTTCGGGAAATATGCTGTTAGGGTCATCCGGAATGATGTGGTGGTTTACGAAGCGTCAGTTACGGTAAACGCTTCTACAGAGTTAGAGGTCGTAGTGAACTATGTAGTGAAGCTAGATCCTAACCTAGAAACCGTTGTGCGCACGAAAATCGATAAGCCCGAGGGTGATCTAACGCCGGAGGATGTGGCGGGTATTGAGGTTCTGGAGGCAAAGGACAAGGGTATTACATCCTTAAGTGGTTTACAGCATTTTACTGCACTGAGGGTCTTGAAAGTCGACGAGAACTCCGGAATAACCGATGTAAGTCCCCTTGCGACCATTACCACATTGCAGGAGGTTTTTGTAAACAAGTGCAGTATCACCGATCTTAGCCCATTAGCGGGGCTTCCCAACCTGTTTCGATTGGAGTTCAATAACATGTCCGTGACAAGTTTGGCTGCCTTCGAGGGACATACGGGGCTTAGAAACATTATGTGTCATTCAGCACAATTTACTAGCATAGAGCAACTGCCGAACTTGCCGAACCTGGAGGAATGGATCCAAGGATGGGCTCCTCTTGCTAGCATTGCAGGGATATCAACGAAATTCCCGAAAATGAAGAAGCTGAACATACCCAGCACGCCAGTATCTGACATCACGGAACTACTGCAACTAGAGCATTTACAGGGAGTTCAGCTTCCCAGCGCCCTAAATAGCGATCCTGAACATCCTGTAGTCAAACAATTACGGGATAAGGGAGTCAACGTCACATTCGGGTAA
- a CDS encoding carboxypeptidase regulatory-like domain-containing protein — MRSCRVIIGVVSLVACLVLVSGCLGPEKGTLSGLIKDSGDPVVGATVFIPALKLTTITSAEGAYSFDKVSSGTHTMVVYKDNEFLAVMENVTVDEAESATVNIKVDEAKSREVTGTVSVKYGEDVLAGATVFLSIGKYNVSQNTDEKGRFVFPSVPFGDYLVKVTLDGVDIYEESFVVDSTGELIVKASVVVLDPNLEQSVRNMISKPKGVLLAEDVAGIEKIDERDKGIKSLKGLEYFSSLGYLRLDRNDVEDLSPLSKISGLREIILDENPRVVDISPLANHPHLHRLRIHYTSVTDFTALKGHAALQNIEYHGAKITDLSTLPSLPNLKEFHAGWSVLESIAGIERFPQLWQVIVGNSRVTDLSPLLQLPALTTVWLDAGQQEKYPETVQVLQAKGVTIKTL, encoded by the coding sequence TTGAGAAGCTGCAGAGTGATCATAGGTGTTGTTAGTTTGGTCGCTTGTCTGGTTCTTGTTTCAGGCTGTTTAGGTCCTGAGAAAGGAACGCTGAGTGGACTCATCAAGGATAGTGGTGATCCAGTAGTGGGAGCTACCGTTTTCATCCCCGCATTGAAACTTACTACAATCACCAGTGCAGAGGGTGCGTATAGCTTTGATAAGGTCTCCTCGGGTACTCATACTATGGTGGTTTACAAGGATAATGAATTCCTTGCCGTTATGGAGAATGTGACTGTAGATGAAGCGGAGAGTGCTACCGTTAATATCAAAGTTGACGAAGCCAAAAGCAGGGAAGTAACGGGTACTGTTTCGGTTAAGTATGGAGAAGACGTGCTCGCTGGAGCTACAGTCTTTCTATCCATAGGAAAGTACAATGTGAGTCAGAACACCGATGAAAAAGGAAGATTTGTTTTTCCGTCCGTACCCTTTGGAGACTATCTTGTAAAGGTAACGCTAGATGGCGTGGATATTTATGAGGAATCATTCGTGGTAGATAGTACGGGGGAGTTAATAGTCAAAGCTTCCGTTGTGGTATTAGATCCCAATTTAGAACAGAGTGTGCGCAACATGATTAGTAAACCAAAGGGTGTATTACTGGCGGAGGATGTTGCTGGGATTGAAAAGATTGATGAGCGAGACAAAGGAATCAAATCACTTAAGGGCTTAGAGTATTTTTCATCATTAGGTTACTTGCGTTTGGACCGGAACGATGTTGAAGATTTGAGTCCACTGTCGAAGATCAGTGGATTACGAGAGATTATTCTAGACGAGAATCCGCGTGTTGTGGATATTAGTCCCTTGGCGAATCATCCGCATCTGCACCGTCTTAGGATCCATTACACCAGTGTTACTGACTTCACGGCCCTGAAAGGACATGCGGCATTGCAGAACATTGAGTATCATGGTGCTAAAATAACTGATCTTAGTACTTTACCGAGCCTGCCAAATCTAAAAGAGTTTCACGCCGGCTGGAGTGTGCTTGAAAGCATAGCAGGAATTGAGCGGTTTCCCCAACTGTGGCAGGTTATCGTGGGGAATAGCCGGGTCACTGACCTTAGCCCGCTACTGCAACTACCGGCGCTTACAACGGTCTGGCTAGATGCTGGACAACAAGAAAAATACCCGGAGACTGTTCAAGTACTTCAAGCAAAGGGTGTGACCATTAAGACACTATAA